A window of Roseiflexus castenholzii DSM 13941 genomic DNA:
GGTCAGCGCGACCGCTGGTACGCATGGCCCTATGTCGAAGGATTGCGCCTCGACGAAGCCATGCACGATCTGACCATCCTCAGCACAGGATTGTACGGTAATGTGCTTCTGCCGCAGAACGGCGCGCCGCTCCGTCTCGTCGTTCCGTGGAAGTACGGGTTTAAGAGCATTAAGTCGATAGTTGCCATCGATCTGGTCGCCGAACAACCAACATCATTGTGGATGGCAGCCGCGCCGCACGAATATGGGTTCTACGCCAACGTCAACCCCAATGTGCCGCACCCGCGCTGGTCGCAGGCGACTGAACGACGCATCGGTGAGTTCGAGCGCCGCCCAACGTTGCTGTTCAACGGCTATGCCGATCAGGTGGCGCACCTCTACGCCGGAATGGATTTGCGGGTGAACTATTGAACCAAAAAGGGCGCGTCAGCGGCGCGCCCGCAAATGGCGCTCTGGAAGAACGCCACCCTTGAAGTGTGCGCCGGGTCGAATGTGCGCCTTGCTCGACATGTCTGAGTCCGTCTCACTCTGCGCAAGCCCGCATTTATCTCCACGCACATTCATTCTCATAGCGCCCACCTCCCTTCTCGTCTATACTGTCCCCCGGACATGCAAACGATAGCGATACATGAGCTGCCAACCAGTCAGGTCTTTGCAGCACTCGACTCGAACCCTCAGGGATTGACCCCGGACGAGGCGCGTGAACGCCTGGCGCAGTATGGTCTCAACGTCCTGCACGAACCGCCGCGCAAACCGCTGATCCGCGCCCTGCTGGCGCATTTCACGCATCTGATGGCATGGCTGCTCTGGATTGGCGGAGGCGTTGCATTTGTGGCGCAAACGCCGACGCTGGGCATTGCTATCTGGCTTGTCAATATTATTAATGGGTTGTTCAGTTTCTGGCAGGAGTATAAAGCCGAACAGGCGACCGCCGCGCTCCGCCGCATGCTGCCGTCGTATGCGCGGGTGCGTCGCGCTGGCGCAGAGATGCGCATTCCGGCAGAGCATTTGGTTCCCGGTGATGTGCTGTTGCTCGCCGAAGGCGACCACATTTCAGCCGATGCGCGCCTGGTGCGCGAAACAGAACTGCGCGTCGATCAGTCGGCGTTGAGCGGTGAGTCGCATCCGGTGCGCAAAACTGCCGATCCGATCAGCGGTATCGGTCTTTCACACGCTGAATTGCCAAACCTGGTGTTTGCCGGCACGAGTGTGACATCCGGCACGGCGGAAGCCGTCGTGTTCGCCACCGGTATGCGCACCGCGTTTGGCGAGATTGCCCGCCTGACCCTGAGCGTCGGCGATGAACTCAGCCCCTTGCAGCGCGAAATGGAGCGCCTGACCCGTGTGGTCAGCGCGATTGCCGTCGGTGTCGGTTTGTTCTTCTTCGTGCTGGCAGTCGCCATCGCAGGGATCGATCTGGCGAATGGCTTTATCTTCGCCCTGGGCATGATCGTCGCCTTTGTTCCCGAAGGATTGCTGCCGACCGTGACGCTGGCGCTGGCGCTGGGTACGCAGCGTATGGCGCGGCGCAACGCGCTGGTGAAACGTCTCTCCGCCGTCGAGACGCTTGGATGCACAACTGTCATCTGTACCGACAAAACCGGCACCCTGACGCAGAACGAGATGACCGTGCGCGAGATCTGGGTCGGCGGGCGACAGATTTCGGTCAGCGGCGTCGGATATGCGCCGGAAGGATCGTTCAGTGAGTGTGGCGCGCTGCTGGAACGACCGGCCGATGATCCCGAGCTGCGCCGTTTGCTGCTGGCGGCTACGCTCTGCAACGACGCCCGTCTCATTCCGCCACATACGATGACGCCAGAAGACCAGGGACATTCCAACAACGGTGAACGGTGGAGCATCCTGGGCGACCCAACCGAGGCGGCGCTGCTGGTGGCGGCGCGCAAAGCGGGTATCGACAACGACGCCGAAGCGCAACAGATACCGCGCATTCGTGAGTTGCCGTTCGAGTCGCGCCGCAAACGGATGAGCGTCGTCTGCCGATTGCAACCACAGGTCGCAGCGCATCGATCCGCCGGGTTCGTAGCATATGTCAAGGGCGCGCCCAAAGAAACGCTGGCGCTCTGTACATCCTTTGCTGTCGGCAATTCCATTCAGCCGCTCGACGAAACGCAGCGCGCAGACATCCTCGCAGCCAACGATCAGTATGCGCGCGCCGGGTTGCGCGTGCTGGCAGTTGCGCAACGTTTGCTGAATGCTATGCCCGCCTCGTTCGAGGCTGAGCATATCGAACGTGATCTGACATTCCTCGGTCTGATCGCAATGATGGATCCGCCACGTCCAGAAGTCGAATCAGCGGTGGCGACGTGTCATGCCGCCGGGATTCGTATTATCATGATCACCGGCGATTATGGACTGACGGCAGAAAGCATCGCCCGGCGCATCGGCATCATCCGTGGCGCGCAGCCGCGTATTGTGACCGGCGCTGAATTGGACAGCATGGATGACGCGGCGCTTCACGACGCACTGACTGATGAAGTGCTCTTCGCGCGCGTCGCGCCAGAGCACAAACTGCGCGTCGTCAGCGCGCTGCGCGCACAGGGGCATGTCGTCGCTGTGACGGGTGATGGCGTCAACGACGCTCCGGCGCTCAAACAGGCGGATATTGGCGTGGCGATGGGGCGCGCGGGAACCGACGTCGCGCGGGAAGCGGCGGACATCATTCTGACCGACGACAATTTCGCCTCGATTGTCAGCGCTGTCGAAGAAGGACGCGCAGTCTACGCCAATATCAAAAAATTCGCCACCTACATCTTTACCAGCAACACTCCCGAGGCGGTTCCATTCGTGCTGTTCGCCTTCAGCGGCGGGCGTATCCCGATTGCGCTGAACGTTATGCATATTCTGTCGATTGATCTGGGAACCGACATCGTTCCGGCGCTGGCGCTCGGCGCCGAACCGCCCGAACCCGGTATCATGGAGCGTCCGCCGCGTAGTTTGAAGGAACATGTGGTCACCGGCGCTATGCTGCGCCGCGCCTATCTCTGGCTTGGACCGGTGCAGAGCCTGGCAGCAATGGCGGCATTCTACTACCAGTACTGGACGAATGGGTACTG
This region includes:
- a CDS encoding cation-translocating P-type ATPase produces the protein MQTIAIHELPTSQVFAALDSNPQGLTPDEARERLAQYGLNVLHEPPRKPLIRALLAHFTHLMAWLLWIGGGVAFVAQTPTLGIAIWLVNIINGLFSFWQEYKAEQATAALRRMLPSYARVRRAGAEMRIPAEHLVPGDVLLLAEGDHISADARLVRETELRVDQSALSGESHPVRKTADPISGIGLSHAELPNLVFAGTSVTSGTAEAVVFATGMRTAFGEIARLTLSVGDELSPLQREMERLTRVVSAIAVGVGLFFFVLAVAIAGIDLANGFIFALGMIVAFVPEGLLPTVTLALALGTQRMARRNALVKRLSAVETLGCTTVICTDKTGTLTQNEMTVREIWVGGRQISVSGVGYAPEGSFSECGALLERPADDPELRRLLLAATLCNDARLIPPHTMTPEDQGHSNNGERWSILGDPTEAALLVAARKAGIDNDAEAQQIPRIRELPFESRRKRMSVVCRLQPQVAAHRSAGFVAYVKGAPKETLALCTSFAVGNSIQPLDETQRADILAANDQYARAGLRVLAVAQRLLNAMPASFEAEHIERDLTFLGLIAMMDPPRPEVESAVATCHAAGIRIIMITGDYGLTAESIARRIGIIRGAQPRIVTGAELDSMDDAALHDALTDEVLFARVAPEHKLRVVSALRAQGHVVAVTGDGVNDAPALKQADIGVAMGRAGTDVAREAADIILTDDNFASIVSAVEEGRAVYANIKKFATYIFTSNTPEAVPFVLFAFSGGRIPIALNVMHILSIDLGTDIVPALALGAEPPEPGIMERPPRSLKEHVVTGAMLRRAYLWLGPVQSLAAMAAFYYQYWTNGYWGQWLDLPADGPLYRSATAMALAAVVTTQIGNLFAQRSERLSVLRLPLMGNRLIWIGIATEVILIVAIVYVPFLQDVIGTAAFNPVNWIVLALWAPALLLVDELRKLVIARRK